A portion of the Staphylococcus felis genome contains these proteins:
- a CDS encoding glyceraldehyde-3-phosphate dehydrogenase codes for MTTKIAINGLGRIGRMVLRIALNREDIEVVAINASYPSETIAHLLKYDTTHGRFNQTVEATETGIKVEGKEIKLVSDRKPENLPWRDLGIDIVVEATGKFNHGDKAIAHIRAGAKKVILTGPSKGGDVQTIVKGVNDNTLDVDKYDIFSNASCTTNCLAPVAKLLNDEFCIKNGLMTTVHAVTNDQNNLDNPHKDLRRARAAFESIIPTSTGAAKALALVLPELEGKLHGMALRVPTKNVSLVDLVVDLNQSVTKDQVNQLFRDNNLDGVINIVDEPLVSDDFTTDAHSAIIDAPSTIVMNDNKVKVLAWYDNEWGYSTRVVDVLQMIAQKL; via the coding sequence ATGACGACGAAGATTGCGATTAATGGTTTAGGTCGAATTGGCCGTATGGTTTTAAGAATAGCATTAAATAGAGAAGATATCGAAGTTGTAGCGATAAATGCAAGTTATCCATCAGAGACTATTGCACATCTTCTTAAATACGATACAACTCATGGACGATTTAATCAAACTGTTGAAGCGACAGAAACTGGCATAAAAGTAGAGGGTAAAGAGATTAAATTAGTGTCAGATCGTAAGCCTGAAAACTTGCCGTGGCGTGATTTAGGTATCGATATAGTTGTTGAGGCAACAGGTAAATTCAATCATGGGGACAAGGCGATAGCACATATACGTGCAGGTGCAAAAAAAGTCATTTTAACTGGTCCATCAAAAGGCGGGGATGTTCAAACGATTGTAAAGGGTGTTAATGATAACACATTAGATGTCGATAAGTATGACATATTTAGCAATGCCTCTTGCACAACAAACTGCTTAGCCCCTGTTGCAAAGTTATTAAATGATGAGTTTTGTATTAAGAATGGCTTAATGACAACAGTCCATGCAGTAACAAATGATCAAAATAATTTAGATAACCCTCATAAAGATTTAAGACGTGCTCGCGCTGCTTTTGAAAGCATCATACCAACATCAACTGGAGCTGCAAAAGCCTTAGCATTAGTATTGCCAGAACTTGAAGGAAAACTTCATGGTATGGCATTACGAGTGCCTACTAAAAATGTCTCGCTCGTCGATTTAGTAGTAGACTTAAATCAATCTGTGACGAAAGATCAAGTCAATCAGTTATTCAGAGATAATAATTTAGACGGTGTTATTAATATAGTCGATGAACCTTTAGTTTCAGATGATTTCACTACAGATGCACACTCTGCTATTATTGATGCACCATCAACAATAGTAATGAATGATAATAAGGTGAAGGTATTAGCTTGGTATGATAATGAATGGGGTTATTCTACACGAGTTGTGGATGTTTTACAGATGATTGCTCAAAAATTATAA
- the coaE gene encoding dephospho-CoA kinase (Dephospho-CoA kinase (CoaE) performs the final step in coenzyme A biosynthesis.), with protein sequence MPKVIGLTGGIATGKSTVAELLQIHGFKIVDADVASRKAVEKGSEGLEKVRALFGEEAITAEGEMNRAFIGQEVFYDDEKREKLNQIIHPIVNQLMKKERDDYLEKGYNVIMDIPLLFENGLEDTVDEVWLVYASEPIQIDRLMARNNMSIEDAKARVYSQISIDKKSRMADVVIDNLGSKLELKQNLEKVLVEKGFLDAYHPNDTE encoded by the coding sequence ATGCCAAAAGTGATTGGACTTACAGGAGGCATTGCAACTGGTAAATCAACAGTTGCAGAATTGCTTCAAATACATGGCTTTAAAATTGTGGACGCCGACGTAGCATCTCGAAAAGCAGTTGAAAAAGGATCAGAAGGTCTTGAAAAAGTTCGAGCTCTATTCGGAGAAGAAGCGATTACAGCAGAGGGTGAAATGAATAGAGCGTTCATTGGACAAGAAGTATTTTACGATGATGAAAAAAGAGAAAAACTCAACCAAATTATTCATCCAATTGTCAATCAATTGATGAAGAAAGAGCGTGATGACTATCTTGAAAAAGGTTACAACGTGATTATGGATATACCTTTATTATTTGAAAATGGATTGGAAGACACTGTTGATGAAGTTTGGTTGGTTTATGCTTCGGAACCTATACAAATTGATCGATTAATGGCACGAAATAATATGTCAATTGAAGATGCCAAAGCGCGTGTTTACAGCCAAATTTCAATTGATAAAAAAAGTCGAATGGCAGATGTTGTGATTGACAATTTAGGGTCTAAATTAGAATTAAAACAAAATTTGGAAAAGGTGCTCGTAGAAAAAGGGTTTTTAGACGCATATCATCCAAATGATACAGAATAA
- the mutM gene encoding bifunctional DNA-formamidopyrimidine glycosylase/DNA-(apurinic or apyrimidinic site) lyase: MPELPEVEHVKRGIAPHILNHKIKRVQFSEKVILGKSQGKDTIIKGITLEKFKLFTENYEVTQIERRSKYILIYLKDNHTTRIIISHLGMSGAYFVVEKLEDIPIYNYQKHWQVVFHLENNKMLVYSDIRRFGEIRNVQTLEDYPSILEIAPEPFDEKAMDHFMNQFHLKKYQNMSIKQMILDHKVIAGCGNIYACEALFDASIHPQTKAQNMTEEAKRRLFNSVIKVLYMGIENGGTSISDYVHADGERGTMQNNLKVYKQNICSVCGGMIKREIIAGRNTHYCPNCQL; encoded by the coding sequence ATGCCAGAATTACCAGAAGTTGAGCATGTTAAAAGAGGTATAGCGCCGCATATATTAAATCATAAAATTAAGCGTGTGCAGTTTTCTGAAAAAGTAATATTAGGGAAATCACAAGGTAAAGATACCATCATTAAAGGAATAACCCTTGAGAAATTTAAGTTATTTACAGAAAACTATGAAGTGACACAAATAGAAAGGCGAAGTAAATATATATTAATATATCTTAAAGACAACCATACCACACGAATCATAATTTCTCACTTAGGAATGTCAGGTGCTTATTTTGTTGTTGAAAAGCTCGAAGATATTCCGATATATAATTATCAAAAACATTGGCAAGTGGTCTTTCATTTAGAAAATAATAAGATGTTAGTGTATTCAGATATTCGTCGGTTTGGTGAAATTAGAAATGTGCAAACACTCGAAGATTATCCATCTATATTAGAAATAGCACCTGAGCCGTTTGATGAAAAAGCGATGGATCATTTTATGAATCAGTTTCATCTAAAAAAATATCAAAACATGTCGATCAAACAAATGATACTTGATCATAAAGTGATTGCCGGATGTGGTAATATTTACGCTTGTGAAGCACTGTTTGACGCTTCTATTCATCCTCAAACGAAGGCACAAAATATGACTGAAGAAGCTAAGCGCCGTCTATTTAACAGTGTTATCAAAGTATTATATATGGGTATTGAAAATGGCGGTACGAGCATTTCAGATTATGTACATGCTGATGGCGAACGTGGAACAATGCAAAATAACTTAAAAGTATATAAACAAAATATTTGTTCAGTTTGTGGTGGAATGATTAAAAGAGAGATTATAGCTGGACGTAACACACATTATTGCCCAAACTGTCAATTATAA
- the polA gene encoding DNA polymerase I — MDKLILIDGNSLSFRAFYALPLLQNKAGIHTNAVYGFARLLEKILKEEKPSHFLVAFDAGKTTFRHETYQDYKGGRQKTPPELSEQFPYIRQLLEAYQIQSYELENYEADDIIGTLSREADEQGMQTIVITGDRDLTQLASQNVTIYYTKKGITDVDHYTPEFISEKYNGLVPSQIIDLKGLMGDTSDNIPGVAGVGEKTALKLLHQFNSVEGVYDNIDEVSGKKLKEKLQNSQEDALISKKLATINRNSPISVKLEDTKRPDLEDETQKIQLFRELEFRQLLDALDQDASQTAEDIHKSFEPITDINQIVFEKLEVASIHIEMEGVNYLKDTILKFGIFDGEQYVVLDPSELKQHQGLVDWLEDNESQKYVYDAKKTYIALKRLGVNIQNITFDTMLASYLIDPSHAIDDVHSVMSLFDHTYVKSDVSVYGKGKTFSVPDDKVLNKHVASILDAVYEVRPKMLEILESNQQLDLLINMEMPLAYILSEMEYVGVYTDQKTLQEMEKELQLQLEKLISDIHEKAGESFNINSPKQLGVILFEKLELPVIKKTKTGYSTAVDVLEKLQGEHPIIDSILTYRTLSKLQSTYVEGLQKVIWEDGRIHTRFNQTLAQTGRLSSVDPNLQNIPIRLEEGRRIRKAFKSSHEDYVILAADYSQIELRVLAHITGDETLQRAFNENEDIHTTTAMKVFNVSEDNVTPLMRRQAKAVNFGIVYGISDYGLSQSLGISRKKAQKFIDDYLNHFPGVKDYMERVVQDAKQDGYVETLLKRRRYIPDITSRNFNKRGFAERTAMNSPIQGSAADIIKLAMVNFNEAIKQTDYQATLLLQVHDELIFEVPKSEVDSFSIFVEDIMTNALKLDVPLSVESDYGKTWYDAK, encoded by the coding sequence ACGAACGCTGTATACGGATTTGCTCGATTACTCGAAAAAATATTGAAAGAGGAAAAACCCTCACATTTTCTAGTCGCATTCGATGCTGGAAAAACGACATTTCGTCATGAGACTTATCAAGATTACAAAGGAGGTCGCCAAAAAACACCACCAGAATTAAGTGAACAATTTCCATATATTCGTCAATTACTAGAGGCGTATCAAATTCAAAGTTATGAGTTAGAAAATTATGAAGCGGATGATATTATTGGAACGTTGAGCCGTGAAGCAGATGAGCAAGGCATGCAAACCATTGTTATCACAGGTGATCGTGATTTAACGCAACTTGCTTCACAAAATGTTACGATTTATTACACTAAAAAAGGTATTACTGACGTGGACCATTATACGCCAGAGTTCATCTCTGAAAAATATAATGGGTTAGTACCGAGTCAAATTATAGATTTGAAAGGATTAATGGGAGACACCTCTGATAACATTCCTGGAGTTGCGGGAGTCGGTGAGAAAACAGCGTTAAAATTATTGCATCAATTTAATTCAGTTGAAGGTGTATATGACAATATTGACGAAGTTTCTGGTAAAAAATTAAAAGAAAAACTCCAAAACAGTCAAGAAGATGCTTTGATTAGCAAGAAATTAGCGACGATTAATCGTAATTCACCTATTTCAGTTAAGTTAGAAGATACAAAGCGACCAGATTTAGAAGACGAAACTCAAAAGATTCAATTGTTTAGAGAATTAGAATTTCGTCAATTATTAGATGCATTAGACCAAGATGCATCACAAACTGCAGAAGATATTCATAAATCTTTTGAACCTATAACTGATATCAATCAGATTGTTTTTGAGAAGTTAGAGGTTGCATCGATTCATATTGAAATGGAAGGTGTGAATTATTTAAAAGATACGATTCTAAAATTCGGTATTTTTGATGGTGAGCAGTATGTTGTATTAGATCCTAGCGAATTAAAACAACATCAAGGTTTAGTAGATTGGCTAGAAGATAACGAGTCTCAAAAATATGTATATGATGCAAAAAAAACGTATATAGCATTGAAACGACTTGGTGTGAATATCCAAAATATTACATTTGACACAATGCTTGCAAGCTACTTAATTGATCCTTCACATGCGATTGATGATGTTCACTCTGTCATGTCTTTATTCGATCATACTTATGTTAAAAGTGATGTTTCAGTATACGGCAAGGGTAAAACTTTTAGTGTGCCTGATGATAAAGTTTTAAATAAGCACGTTGCATCCATTTTAGACGCGGTTTATGAAGTGCGTCCGAAAATGCTTGAAATTTTAGAGTCAAATCAACAACTTGATCTGTTGATAAATATGGAAATGCCGCTAGCTTATATTTTAAGTGAAATGGAATATGTAGGTGTATATACTGATCAAAAGACATTACAAGAGATGGAAAAGGAACTACAATTACAGCTTGAAAAGTTAATTTCTGATATACATGAAAAAGCTGGAGAATCTTTTAATATTAACTCACCAAAGCAACTTGGTGTCATATTATTTGAAAAGCTAGAGTTGCCTGTCATTAAGAAAACGAAAACAGGTTATTCAACTGCAGTGGATGTGCTTGAAAAATTACAAGGAGAACATCCGATAATTGACTCGATTTTAACTTATCGTACTTTGTCGAAATTACAATCAACTTATGTAGAAGGATTGCAAAAAGTGATATGGGAAGATGGCCGAATTCATACACGATTCAATCAAACATTAGCTCAAACAGGTCGTCTGTCATCCGTTGACCCGAACCTTCAGAATATTCCTATTCGTTTAGAAGAAGGGCGAAGAATACGTAAAGCTTTTAAATCATCACATGAAGACTATGTTATATTGGCAGCCGATTACTCTCAAATTGAATTGCGTGTACTTGCTCATATTACAGGTGATGAAACATTACAACGCGCTTTTAACGAAAATGAAGACATTCACACAACGACTGCGATGAAGGTGTTTAACGTGAGTGAAGATAACGTCACGCCATTAATGAGACGTCAAGCGAAAGCTGTTAATTTTGGTATTGTTTACGGCATTAGTGATTATGGGTTAAGTCAGAGTTTAGGTATTTCACGAAAAAAAGCTCAAAAGTTTATAGATGATTATTTAAATCATTTTCCAGGTGTTAAAGATTACATGGAGCGCGTAGTCCAAGATGCTAAACAAGATGGTTATGTTGAAACATTATTAAAACGCCGTCGCTATATTCCTGATATAACAAGTCGTAATTTTAATAAAAGAGGATTTGCTGAAAGAACTGCTATGAACTCACCTATTCAAGGTAGTGCAGCTGATATTATTAAGCTTGCGATGGTTAACTTTAACGAAGCTATTAAACAAACAGATTATCAAGCCACTTTATTATTACAAGTACACGACGAGTTAATTTTTGAAGTGCCTAAATCTGAAGTGGACTCATTTAGCATATTCGTTGAAGATATTATGACAAATGCTTTAAAATTAGATGTCCCATTATCAGTCGAATCAGATTATGGAAAAACTTGGTATGATGCTAAGTAG